The proteins below are encoded in one region of Anguilla anguilla isolate fAngAng1 chromosome 3, fAngAng1.pri, whole genome shotgun sequence:
- the LOC118224183 gene encoding uncharacterized protein LOC118224183, whose product MGCTPSKSISTYTQERVCQDLDTCSTFVPSLKSSVSTPERPSPRLCLETSSGKQTFLSVPCRDCHGRTLSEPNSPDAWSTFSTTSNTNPLCTPQPSTRASTKPSCSDSESSDSETPSSNERGQAEGNKQQRVHRCRPRDKDPDKHRGREEEHRCQRYCAISSAIELRAKEPVFYRGPPAGAVHPIQQCPTPAIRRDSGLCPEPLAAANLGDMVKQTLLGTQKKSRLSIWKIHKWSH is encoded by the exons ATGGGTTGCACACCATCCAAATCTATTTCCACCTACACCCAGGAGAGGGTGTGTCAGGACCTGGACACCTGCTCCACGTTCGTACCCAGCCTGAAAAGCTCTGTCTCTACTCCTGAGAGACCTTCCCCCAGACTCTGCCTGGAGACCAGCAGCGGGAAGCAGACCTTTCTCAGCG TGCCTTGTCGTGACTGTCATGGTCGAACGTTGAGCGAACCCAACAGCCCGGATGCCTGGAGCACCTTCAGCACGACCAGCAACACCAACCCGCTGTGCACCCCCCAGCCCAGCACCCGAGCCAGCACCAAGCCCAGCTGCAGTGACAGCGAATCGTCCGACAGCGAGACTCCCTCCAGCAATGAGAG AGGCCAGGCAGAGGGTAACAAGCAACAGAGGGTGCACAGGTGCAGGCCAAGAGATAAGGACCCCGACAAGCACCGGGGCCGCGAAGAGGAACACAGGTGTCAGAG GTATTGTGCCATTTCTTCTGCTATTGAACTGCGCGCAAAAGAGCCTGTCTTCTACAGAGGGCCACCAGCCGGTGCTGTTCACCCCATTCAGCAGTGTCCTACTCCGGCAATAAGGAGAGATAGTGGCTTGTGCCCAGAACCCCTCGCTGCTGCAAATCTGGGAGATATGGTTAAACAGACACTGTTGGGTACACAGAAGAAATCACGCCTTTCTATTTGGAAAATACACAAATGGAGTCACTGA
- the LOC118224181 gene encoding chromosome alignment-maintaining phosphoprotein 1-like isoform X1, which produces MAQTKASSWCSVPLCSTSKLKQPYLSFHCFPSDKQLLKKWVQAIRREEGKNFTIKRGSTYVCSLHFKSEDFTPAEGRKRLKKDAVPCRFKWNEWQETKRSSVSERTSTHLNGDVREIERNIRETEKDSVAEPVAPDHDYNNPAAPVFEKSRQHNTKTMDFKWMTVSAASTGGHLQCSFCKYQCKSNATYQIHIGTSHPFHCEEMDVGRLGKIIFYQKSAKLFHCHECFFTGKSYTRVYDHVLVSHSFSRKDKTNNNRDPKDYLSDSNDSKDVPDNDNNDEERPEGGDGEAKPRDAVCLQAPAKFAALNSAKNEEAELYDEDSQHSSSPSQPPKRKREVASDEEAPPDGEDFPDFAGKPEREADETREEKQAEETLLSKYFRRIGGRYYCNICNWRGKMKGFIFHHVSKKHNIPRPFACKECSKSFLLESMLLSHVSMFHKQGIYQCPYCAFKSNYLRGVRRHLNNCNVKQGEWSYDSDEQD; this is translated from the exons ATGGCGCAAACCAAAGCTTCCAGTTGGTGTAGCGTACCGTTATGCTCAACgagcaaattaaaacagccgTATTTGAGCTTCCACTGTTTTCCGAGTGATAAACAGTTACTTAAGAAGTGGGTCCAGGCAATTAGGAGAGAAGAAGGCAAGAATTTCACTATCAAAAGAGGCAGTACCTACGTCTGTAGTCTGCACTTCAAATCAGAGGACTTCACTCCAGCAGAGGGACGAAAACGTCTCAAGAAAGATGCAGTACCTTGCCGTTTCAAGTGGAATGAGTGGCAAGAGACCAAGCGCAGCTCAGTATCTGAACGTACCAGCACTCACCTGAATGGTGATGTTCGTGAGATAGAGAGAAACATAAGAGAGACCGAGAAGGACAGTGTCGCAGAACCAGTAGCGCCTGATCATGACTACAATAACCCTGCAGCTCCAG tgtTTGAAAAGAGCCGTCAACACAACACTAAAACCATGGATTTCAAGTGGATGACCGTAAGCGCTGCCTCCACAGGGGGCCACCTCCAGTGTTCCTTCTGCAAGTACCAGTGCAAAAGCAATGCCACATATCAAATCCACATTGGCACCAGTCACCCCTTTCACTGTGAGGAGATGGATGTGGGTCGTCTGGGAAAGATCATCTTCTACCAGAAGAGCGCCAAGCTCTTCCACTGCCACGAGTGCTTCTTCACGGGAAAGTCGTACACCCGCGTTTATGACCATGTCCTTGTCAGCCATTCCTTCTCGAGGAAAGACAAGACAAACAACAACAGAGACCCCAAAGACTACTTGAGCGACAGCAACGACAGCAAAGACGTCCCTGACAACGACAACAATGACGAAGAGAGGCCAGAAGGGGGAGACGGCGAGGCCAAACCCAGGGACGCAGTCTGCCTCCAAGCTCCCGCCAAGTTCGCGGCCCTGAACTCTGCCAAGAACGAGGAGGCGGAGCTCTATGATGAAGACTCGCAACATTCCAGCTCTCCCAGCCAGCCTccgaagaggaagagggaagtgGCCAGCGATGAGGAGGCGCCCCCTGACGGCGAGGACTTCCCCGACTTTGCAGGCAAGCCGGAGCGTGAGGCGGACGAGACGCGGGAGGAGAAGCAGGCGGAGGAGACGCTGCTGTCCAAGTACTTCCGGCGCATCGGGGGGCGCTACTACTGCAACATCTGCAACTGGCGCGGCAAGATGAAGGGCTTCATCTTCCACCACGTCAGCAAGAAGCACAACATCCCCAGGCCGTTTGCCTGCAAAGAGTGCAGCAAGTCCTTCCTCTTGGAGAGCATGCTCCTCAGCCACGTCAGCATGTTCCACAAGCAGGGGATCTACCAGTGCCCCTACTGCGCCTTCAAGTCCAACTACCTCCGCGGCGTCCGCCGCCACCTCAACAACTGCAACGTCAAGCAGGGGGAGTGGTCGTATGACAGCGACGAGCAGGACTGA
- the LOC118224181 gene encoding chromosome alignment-maintaining phosphoprotein 1-like isoform X2, with product MDFKWMTVSAASTGGHLQCSFCKYQCKSNATYQIHIGTSHPFHCEEMDVGRLGKIIFYQKSAKLFHCHECFFTGKSYTRVYDHVLVSHSFSRKDKTNNNRDPKDYLSDSNDSKDVPDNDNNDEERPEGGDGEAKPRDAVCLQAPAKFAALNSAKNEEAELYDEDSQHSSSPSQPPKRKREVASDEEAPPDGEDFPDFAGKPEREADETREEKQAEETLLSKYFRRIGGRYYCNICNWRGKMKGFIFHHVSKKHNIPRPFACKECSKSFLLESMLLSHVSMFHKQGIYQCPYCAFKSNYLRGVRRHLNNCNVKQGEWSYDSDEQD from the coding sequence ATGGATTTCAAGTGGATGACCGTAAGCGCTGCCTCCACAGGGGGCCACCTCCAGTGTTCCTTCTGCAAGTACCAGTGCAAAAGCAATGCCACATATCAAATCCACATTGGCACCAGTCACCCCTTTCACTGTGAGGAGATGGATGTGGGTCGTCTGGGAAAGATCATCTTCTACCAGAAGAGCGCCAAGCTCTTCCACTGCCACGAGTGCTTCTTCACGGGAAAGTCGTACACCCGCGTTTATGACCATGTCCTTGTCAGCCATTCCTTCTCGAGGAAAGACAAGACAAACAACAACAGAGACCCCAAAGACTACTTGAGCGACAGCAACGACAGCAAAGACGTCCCTGACAACGACAACAATGACGAAGAGAGGCCAGAAGGGGGAGACGGCGAGGCCAAACCCAGGGACGCAGTCTGCCTCCAAGCTCCCGCCAAGTTCGCGGCCCTGAACTCTGCCAAGAACGAGGAGGCGGAGCTCTATGATGAAGACTCGCAACATTCCAGCTCTCCCAGCCAGCCTccgaagaggaagagggaagtgGCCAGCGATGAGGAGGCGCCCCCTGACGGCGAGGACTTCCCCGACTTTGCAGGCAAGCCGGAGCGTGAGGCGGACGAGACGCGGGAGGAGAAGCAGGCGGAGGAGACGCTGCTGTCCAAGTACTTCCGGCGCATCGGGGGGCGCTACTACTGCAACATCTGCAACTGGCGCGGCAAGATGAAGGGCTTCATCTTCCACCACGTCAGCAAGAAGCACAACATCCCCAGGCCGTTTGCCTGCAAAGAGTGCAGCAAGTCCTTCCTCTTGGAGAGCATGCTCCTCAGCCACGTCAGCATGTTCCACAAGCAGGGGATCTACCAGTGCCCCTACTGCGCCTTCAAGTCCAACTACCTCCGCGGCGTCCGCCGCCACCTCAACAACTGCAACGTCAAGCAGGGGGAGTGGTCGTATGACAGCGACGAGCAGGACTGA